TTATCGATGACAAGATTTTCATTAGCTGATTTTTTATAGTGGTATTTTctaaactaatattaaatatttaatagggGAAAATATTTGTAactaaattattagattttttttatttcttaatttaattttctttttcatttttatgtgTGTTTTACTATTTTGGATAATGATCTTAACAGTCAATGCATACATTTTTGACATATGTCATATGagttaacaaaattaattaattaattttgagagCAGTGTATGGATTACCATGTTGTAGTGACCTAATTCGTCCCTACACTAATAAGATTTTGTTAACGAGCCCTTATCAActtattaatttgtatttgaCTAGAAGTGGGAACAAGAGGAGATTCCATGAATACGGCTTTGCTGCCTCAAATCTTGTTAGGAGTCTTTCAAAGGCTTCATGTACTTcaaattgtgtttttctttttctttttaattatcattatctaTTAATGTTTATAAACCAacgaaaacaattataaatctATATATCAAAGAGAAACCGGGTACTgactctgaaaaaaaaaaaaagtttagcaaTTTTTGCTTTCTAAAAGaaattatgatttgaattttaatggtTGGGATTTTATTTTACTCAATCAATTAATGGGtggttagatttttttaaaaatatttcttagttattttcctttttcaagGAAATCCCAgccatcaattttaaaatcaatgatttgGATTGACTTAACACAATATATAATGTTAATTCTAACCTGAGAAGAGGAGTAAAGTTCAAAGAGTAGAATCATAATTATGCTGTGTAGGTTTTATAGCATAATCATATCGACATGTGTTGTGTATTATAAATTAGCAGTTTTAGTTGCAACATAATTCGGTGGTGAGATGTCCAgttgactcagtttttttttttttttactcatttgCCACTGGAGTTGGAATGGTAGCAGCGTGGATAAATCTTCTAATGTTCAGGCTGTCGTTCGCATCTGCTGACAAGCATAcaacataacatttttttctcatgaCAACGAGTGATTTATGGAGCATGTGGCCACTAACATTTTGCTGTTGGTTTGCGGTGGTTTGTAAAGAGCTGATGTAGTTTTCCAAAGTGATTTTGCTGGAAATAGTAGCAGTAAGATGAGCAGGGCCTTGATCAATCACAAATAGCGAGGAAAACAATTTACACATGTTCTTGCTATTCAAtctaattcaaaaattcattaaaccaaaattgaaagatttttaAGCAAGTTGATTACTTGATTGAAACTGTTGCTCAGACTTGAGAGTTGATAAATTATGTAATCCATTAATGATTAggaaactatagttttaacATGGAATTAAACGTTTTTTAAAAGCTTGTTtagataaaagtaaaaaaaataaaactaatgtaAACAGAGTGTCAATTCAAGCTCGCACTAGAGATAATGAGCTCCCTTTGGCAATGACCCTTCTCTCTAGTTTCGTTGAGCATCGATAATGGCTATTGGTCAGCACCTGGAAAATACAGTATAATCAATGTCGACAGTGATCCAGACTAACTTATCTCCTAACCTTGCGTTTCGGGCTAGAAATTTGTGGAGAGAAGAATTAATGATGAATGCACGGAGAAGCTGCTTCGGGTGGTTGTCTGTCTTCTTGTCTTTTACTGCATGTTGGGGTTTGAAGTCTTCGCTGCTGAAATTTCAAAGTCTTCTGTTCCTGTGCCAAAATTGACTTTTATAACATGGGGTGGGTGGTGGGAAATTTCCAAGTCTTGTGCACAAGTCTTTGATCCCCAAAGACACTCTCAGCTGTCACTTATCTTAATCAGGTACAGGAGTAAGTGACGAGTGCTGTAATGTTCTCCATTGGCGTAGACTCAGACTATTGCAAGTCAAGATGAGGTTTCCAATCCTGAGTGGttgttaaaagaaagaaaactttgCCGGATGAGTGCTACCTCTAGTCTAGTATATATACGCTGCTTCATTCCACCAGATGTTCAGACCAGCCTTACCATCCTCACTGTCCAAGAAATATCGGATGATGACCTCTAATTCCTCTCCAAGCACATGGTGTTATCTACCATGGCTTCACGTGGCAATGTTCTTGCTCCTTTCGACCACCTTTTACACCCCCATGGTCTCCTCCTCCAAACTTGACATCCCTAATTACAACAAACACTGTGCCTCAATTGTCCCTGAATCAACTCCCAATGATGTTCCCGAAATCACCACCATCCCTTTTGCTGCAGAGCAAGGTGGGTACTTTCTTGGTGGGGAAGACATATTGAATCATCCAAACTCATCTCGTTACCGTTATCCATCGAGTAACAGGAGAGAGCTATCCATTCATACTCACAGTGTCTATAGTACTGATGTTGATGGTGTCTTTAAGGTTGAGGCGAGTTTGATCCTGAAAACCTCGGATATGGAGTATTACATGTACGACGACAGATCTCCGAGGGGTCCTTTGAGTTTTGAAGTAGAAGGGTTCTGGTCAACATCTACCGGCAAGCTTTGCATGGTGGGCTCTGGTTCTACTTACTCAGAGGAGGGTGAACATGTTGTTCTTGCCGCTCTACTTAAGCTTTATGAAGTTAGAAAATCAAGCACTATCAGTAGTTTGGTGAGGGGAATATTGGAAAGCTCGAGTACTGCTGGTGATTCAGGATATTTTAAGCCAATCTCCTTGTTGATGTTCCCTCAAAATAATTACGAGTTCACTGAGGTTGGAAAAGCACTCGATCATGTCTGTACCGGGGGTATTGATGTTCCAAAGAGTTTGTCACTAAGCTTAAAGCTGAGTACACGTATTTGCAATGCATTCTCTCGTTGGCATACTTTTTTTAAACTGGAGTATTCAAGGGGTTGCAACTCCACTAGTAGTTGCAATCCTTTTGGTGAGGGTGTTGGATATTTACCACAAATCATGTCCTTGAAATTCATTCAATGTTTAGAAGATAAACGAAGTTTGAGATTCCTGATAGAATTCCCCAACAGTAGCTATGCTGATTATTACCAACCCTTCACTCCAAACACAACATTGGTTGCGGAAGGATCATGGGATGCGAATAAGAATCAGCTATGTGTTGTTGGCTGTCGAATCTTGAATTCGACCAACTCGTTGAATAAATCTCATATTGAGGATTGTTCAGTGAGGTTGAGTTTGAGATTCCCTGCCGTTTGGTCAATCAGAAATACTAGTGGTATGATGGGGCATATTTGGAGTACCAAACGTGAGAATGATCTGGGTTACTTCAATACGATCATGTTTCGAAGtcatgaaaattttgtagctGCTATCCCCGGGTCGAAGTACCAGTACACTGTTGTTGATAAAGCAAGAAAGTCATGCGCAGAGAAGCAGCCCAGAAAGAACAAAGGAAAGCGGCATCCAGATGCAACTTCGAATGACATGGAGTTCAATATGGTGGTCAGGGACTCCAAGAGAAGAAGAATAGGATGGGGCTCCTCTTGGCCCATCGCTGTGGGTGATCAAATTTATCGACAAAACAGCTTTGTGATGTCATCAAGCTTGAGGGATGCTTACTCTCCGGTTAAAGGAAAAACCAACCACAGCATCCCACTGAACATGAGCTACAGCATGAGCTTCCAGCTGAATGAGTCTACTCCTGTTCAAGTCTTCTCTGAAGGAATTTATGATGCTGAAACAGGACAACTTTGTATGGTGGGCTGCAGATATCTTGACTCAAACAATCGGACATCAGACAATGATTCAATGGACTGTAAGATTCTTATAAATGTCCAGTTCCCTCCAGTAGATTCAAAAGATTATATCCAGGGAACCATTGAATACACAGGGAAAAAAACCGATCCTCTGTACTTCGagcctctttctttttctgcaGCTTCATTTTACCGTCAGCATTCGAGGGAGTCAATACGGAGGATGGATCTGGAGATCATCATGTCTTTGATCTCTAATACTCTCGTTTGTGTCTTTGTGGGATACCAGATCTTGTATGTGAAAAAGCATCCCGCTGTTTTCCCTTTCATCTCACTTATCATGCTTCTAGTCCTTACTCTCGGGCGCATGATCCCTCTAATGCTGAATTTTGAAGCTTTGTTTGTGCCAAAGGAAAGTCGCACCACATTCCTTCTACGGAGTGGTGGATGGTTGGAAGCGAATGAGGTAATTGTAAGGGTAATCACGATGGTAGCTTTCCTGCTGCAGTTCCGACTTCTGCAGCTTGTATGGTCTGCACGATTCGCTGATGGGAAGCAAAAGGCGTTCTTGGCTGCTGAGAAGAGGACACTCTATCTGTCCTTGCCACTATATATATCTGGAGGTTTAATTGCTGTGTATGTGAATTGGAGGAACAACACGGTGGGTGAGGGCATGGAGTACGCTTACAGCAGCACTTATCAGCGTTCCCTTTGGGTGGATTTAAGATCTTATGGTGGTTTGGTACTCGATGGTTTTCTCTTCCCTCAAATCCTCCTCAACATTTTCCACAACTCCACAGAAAATGCCCTCTCTCGTTTCTTCTACATAGGAACCACATTTGTGCGCTTGCTCCCGCATGCATACGATCTATACAGGGCTAACTCCTATGTTGAAGATTTTGATGGTTCATACATGTATGCCGACCCAGGTGGAGATTATTATTCCACTGCATGGGATCTCATTATTCCTCTAGTGGGCCTTCTTTTTGCTGCTATCGTCTACCTGCAGCAGCGCTTCGGTGGTCGTTGTATCCTGCCAAAAAGATTCAAGGAGGTAGAAGGATACGAGAAAGTACCAGTGGCTAGTGATGCATAATTTGTGGTTCAAACTTCTGCGAGCATGTGATTTTATCACcacgcccccccccccccctcccctcgCCGTTTGTGATTTTAGGACCCCTGCTATTATAAAATGACTAATAAATCTTCATGTGTGATCTTACATGTCAACACAGTGTTTCTACCTGTGTGTATATGCATCTTCATGTGTGATCTTACATGTCAACACAGTGTTTCTACCTGTGTGTATATGCATCTGTGGAAGCGAAAAGGTTTATGTTGTGAATGCTGCCGATTCCAAATCCTGACTTTATATATATCTCTTGCTTGCAAAGACTTCCCTGCATGATCATATCTTCATTCGCGATTACAAGTAGATAGGAAGACAATTTATATGCTCTAGCAAATTCAAGACGCACCGGCTTTTTACTCTCGAAAGTTGAAGCCTTGTAGCTTCCTGTTTCTAAATAAAGCTGCGTTTTAACAGCTTCAACTCCATTAAACATGAGTTTTGCTCAGATTTGGGGTGAAATACCGAGAAGCATCATACCATTTCAGCCATTTTCATCTTTGTTCTTTCACGCTGTTTTGTAATGGAAttacgattgttttttaaataagttttttatatcaaaatacatgttaatgattttttatatttttaaaaaatttatttttgatatcagcacatcaaaataatttaaaaatattaatttaaagttaataaaaaataaaaaaaaaattaatttttttttaaaaatacttttaaaatgcatgaataaaCATAGCTGGTGTTTACTTCGTTGGTTGGCAGAAAGTATTTGATGTGTTGTGAAATTGGAAAACGTCTTAGCAAGTCAATTATTTGCTTGAAATTCGCTGTTCATTGTGGATACATAGCTCATTAGCTTTCTGTTTAATATTGAACACCCACTTGCAGTAAACAATAATTCATTGACTGATCAAAATAAACCGAAGACCACGTCTTATTATGAGCCGATACATCGATTTCTGCATTCATCACCAAATCCCACACTAGacgataaataataataataataataataataagaggtgATGGTTTTGAgatgatgataatattaataatgagatTAGACAACGATAGTTGTgggaatgattaaaaaaatggtattaaaataatgatgacaacgATAAAAGAGATGGTTGTATGGTTGTAAGGTGACAATGAGATGAAGATTATAGCTGAAATTGTTAAATTATATTGtaaactaattattatttattaaatattttatgagttgaaaatatttttagtaagtaaattaagtttgaagattaactataaaatatctttttgattaatataaaatattttatagtaataaatataaaaaatataattttaataaacaaatatggAAAATCTAGAGAATATATTTCTGTAAAATATTTCACTCTGCAACGGGTCGCAAGACCTCTATGGTCAACTAATTAATAAATGTTACACCTCTCCATGTGCAAAGCTTCATTGACTACCCACTTCAGCGGCACTATTTTCATTATTCttggataattatttttcttcattgttAGAAACAAGCAtagttttttattctattattaaATCAGATTTAAACTTTTCTACATTGTTCTAAAATTCTATACACACAGGAGTAGCTAGCTTGCTAGTTGTTTTCATATTCAAGTTAGGCACCGTTTGTCTTTGCGTTGCAACCTGTGTTTtggtaaatttcaaatttttttttttttactaaaattgagtgcggtttgtactttttggattg
This region of Populus alba chromosome 3, ASM523922v2, whole genome shotgun sequence genomic DNA includes:
- the LOC118062913 gene encoding uncharacterized protein → MFRPALPSSLSKKYRMMTSNSSPSTWCYLPWLHVAMFLLLSTTFYTPMVSSSKLDIPNYNKHCASIVPESTPNDVPEITTIPFAAEQGGYFLGGEDILNHPNSSRYRYPSSNRRELSIHTHSVYSTDVDGVFKVEASLILKTSDMEYYMYDDRSPRGPLSFEVEGFWSTSTGKLCMVGSGSTYSEEGEHVVLAALLKLYEVRKSSTISSLVRGILESSSTAGDSGYFKPISLLMFPQNNYEFTEVGKALDHVCTGGIDVPKSLSLSLKLSTRICNAFSRWHTFFKLEYSRGCNSTSSCNPFGEGVGYLPQIMSLKFIQCLEDKRSLRFLIEFPNSSYADYYQPFTPNTTLVAEGSWDANKNQLCVVGCRILNSTNSLNKSHIEDCSVRLSLRFPAVWSIRNTSGMMGHIWSTKRENDLGYFNTIMFRSHENFVAAIPGSKYQYTVVDKARKSCAEKQPRKNKGKRHPDATSNDMEFNMVVRDSKRRRIGWGSSWPIAVGDQIYRQNSFVMSSSLRDAYSPVKGKTNHSIPLNMSYSMSFQLNESTPVQVFSEGIYDAETGQLCMVGCRYLDSNNRTSDNDSMDCKILINVQFPPVDSKDYIQGTIEYTGKKTDPLYFEPLSFSAASFYRQHSRESIRRMDLEIIMSLISNTLVCVFVGYQILYVKKHPAVFPFISLIMLLVLTLGRMIPLMLNFEALFVPKESRTTFLLRSGGWLEANEVIVRVITMVAFLLQFRLLQLVWSARFADGKQKAFLAAEKRTLYLSLPLYISGGLIAVYVNWRNNTVGEGMEYAYSSTYQRSLWVDLRSYGGLVLDGFLFPQILLNIFHNSTENALSRFFYIGTTFVRLLPHAYDLYRANSYVEDFDGSYMYADPGGDYYSTAWDLIIPLVGLLFAAIVYLQQRFGGRCILPKRFKEVEGYEKVPVASDA